In Gemmatimonadaceae bacterium, a single genomic region encodes these proteins:
- a CDS encoding M14 family zinc carboxypeptidase translates to MSRRMIRIGLLLPLLAFAIPSFAGAQTATKAAPQRMDSAYTAKIHEYLQDPRITTELVDHLPASNTVPTPLKFLGKIVGTPGELTHARDIHRYMEAIAKASPRAKFWTIGKTEEGRDMVLLAIADEQTIKQLDRYKGMLKALTDPRKTTEAEAQRILHTAKPVYYITSGIHSPEFGGPEMLMELAYRLVVEETPLIQNIRNNVITLITPVVEVDGREKAVDTYYWNKKYRQTVGTLPLMYWGKYVQHDNNRDGMGQYLDLTKNITKVTLDWTPTILHDLHEAVTYLYASTGTGPYNEQIDPITIDEWWMLAKNDIDEMTKRGVPGVWTYGFYDGWVPNYLFFIAHTHNAVGRFYEVQSYGPDNYEVRPPATTTSREWFRPNPPLPYIKWGARNNTNIQESAILFALNYVAKNKAMYLDNYWIKNKRAVAKGKDGPLFGWVIPANQHAKENAAEAVNDLRRQGLEFDVATSAFTAGKVHVQPGDYIIRGDQPYRTIADMYFALQNFSPANPAPYDDTGWTFPLMRNLTVFDVTDKSLLAEPMKKVTGDVTAPGGITGTGSVVVVDNTSDNNLVTFRFKLANVKMQAAEEEFDANGHHFVPGAFVIADANRAQLEPVLEQLGLSGYAMASAPAVKSHDLDIPRIGYVHSWTRTQDEGWVRAALDHYGVPYAYFGEPKLKEGNLRAKYDVIIWPHGGTPIGGPLPGQAFGGGRGGAAADSGRPAPNVPIPYKRTAEFQALGYPDSTDDIRGGVGPEGYKALYEFVQQGGTLITEGSTAAILPEMKLVPGVTVENPPTLFARGTILRGIISDRHSPLVYGYDHGEVPVYFNSGPVLNAGAGAPPPVEVAAASAAPNAAPGGRSAARPQGQNTTPMATQLKLSAWDPDHSGQAYGVLPASAIDSGPATGRAGRGSGGGGGFGGPTTARPVAGLTADPSSKTRVVIQFPANAEDMLLSGTLEGGSTLSDRAQLVDESIGQGHVVMFAIRPFWRWQTQGTFAMGFNAILNWNDLDAGRSAKTATDR, encoded by the coding sequence ATGTCTCGCAGGATGATTCGGATCGGCCTTCTTCTCCCCCTCCTCGCGTTCGCCATTCCCTCCTTCGCCGGCGCCCAGACGGCAACCAAGGCCGCGCCCCAGCGGATGGATTCGGCCTACACCGCGAAAATCCACGAGTATCTCCAGGATCCTCGGATCACGACGGAACTGGTCGACCACCTCCCAGCCTCGAACACCGTCCCGACGCCGCTCAAGTTCCTCGGCAAAATCGTGGGGACGCCAGGCGAGCTGACCCACGCCCGGGACATCCATCGATACATGGAGGCGATCGCCAAGGCATCGCCGCGCGCGAAGTTCTGGACGATCGGCAAGACCGAGGAAGGCCGCGACATGGTGCTCCTCGCCATCGCCGACGAGCAGACCATCAAGCAGCTCGATCGCTACAAGGGCATGCTCAAAGCCCTCACCGACCCTCGCAAGACGACCGAGGCGGAGGCTCAGCGCATTCTGCACACCGCCAAGCCGGTCTACTACATCACGAGCGGCATTCACTCGCCGGAGTTCGGTGGTCCGGAGATGCTGATGGAGCTCGCGTACCGGCTCGTCGTCGAAGAGACGCCGCTGATTCAGAATATTCGTAACAACGTGATCACCCTCATTACTCCGGTTGTCGAAGTCGACGGGCGCGAGAAAGCGGTCGACACGTATTACTGGAACAAGAAATACCGCCAGACCGTCGGCACATTGCCGCTGATGTACTGGGGCAAGTACGTACAGCACGACAACAACCGCGACGGAATGGGTCAGTATCTCGACCTCACCAAGAACATCACAAAGGTCACGCTCGACTGGACGCCGACGATCCTCCACGACCTGCACGAAGCCGTGACCTATCTCTATGCATCGACAGGCACCGGCCCGTACAACGAGCAGATCGATCCGATCACGATCGACGAGTGGTGGATGCTCGCGAAGAACGACATCGACGAGATGACGAAGCGTGGCGTCCCTGGCGTGTGGACGTACGGGTTCTACGACGGGTGGGTGCCTAACTACTTGTTCTTCATCGCCCACACCCACAACGCCGTCGGTCGCTTCTACGAGGTGCAGAGCTATGGGCCGGACAACTACGAGGTCCGCCCGCCCGCAACGACGACGAGCCGAGAATGGTTCCGGCCGAATCCGCCCCTTCCATACATCAAGTGGGGCGCACGCAACAACACGAACATTCAGGAGTCGGCGATTCTCTTCGCGCTCAATTATGTCGCGAAGAACAAGGCGATGTACCTCGACAATTACTGGATCAAGAACAAGCGTGCCGTCGCGAAGGGCAAGGATGGCCCGCTGTTCGGCTGGGTCATCCCCGCGAATCAGCATGCAAAGGAGAACGCGGCGGAGGCTGTAAACGACTTGCGCCGCCAGGGCCTCGAGTTCGACGTTGCGACGAGCGCCTTCACGGCCGGCAAGGTCCATGTTCAGCCGGGTGACTACATTATTCGCGGCGATCAGCCCTATCGCACGATCGCCGACATGTACTTCGCGCTGCAGAACTTCTCGCCGGCGAACCCGGCGCCGTATGACGACACCGGCTGGACGTTCCCGCTGATGCGGAACCTCACGGTCTTCGATGTCACCGATAAGAGTTTGCTCGCCGAACCGATGAAGAAGGTGACGGGCGATGTCACCGCACCCGGCGGAATCACCGGCACGGGCAGCGTCGTCGTCGTCGACAACACGAGCGACAACAACCTCGTCACGTTCCGTTTCAAGCTTGCCAATGTAAAAATGCAGGCGGCCGAGGAGGAGTTCGACGCGAACGGGCATCACTTCGTGCCGGGCGCGTTCGTCATCGCCGACGCGAATCGGGCGCAGCTCGAGCCGGTGCTCGAGCAGCTCGGCCTCTCCGGCTACGCGATGGCGTCCGCCCCTGCGGTGAAGTCGCACGACCTCGACATCCCGCGCATCGGCTACGTCCATAGCTGGACGCGCACGCAGGACGAAGGTTGGGTCCGCGCCGCGCTCGATCACTACGGCGTGCCCTACGCCTATTTTGGCGAGCCGAAGCTCAAGGAAGGAAATCTCCGCGCCAAATACGACGTCATCATCTGGCCGCATGGTGGAACGCCGATCGGCGGGCCGCTGCCTGGCCAGGCATTCGGCGGTGGTCGCGGCGGCGCCGCCGCTGACTCCGGTCGCCCGGCGCCTAACGTGCCGATCCCCTACAAGCGCACGGCGGAATTCCAGGCGTTAGGCTACCCCGACTCGACCGACGACATTCGTGGCGGCGTTGGACCGGAAGGCTACAAGGCGTTGTACGAGTTCGTGCAACAGGGCGGCACGCTGATCACCGAAGGCAGCACGGCAGCGATCCTGCCCGAGATGAAGCTCGTGCCTGGCGTCACGGTCGAAAATCCACCGACGCTCTTCGCGCGTGGGACGATCCTTCGTGGCATCATCAGCGACCGCCACAGCCCGCTCGTGTACGGCTACGATCATGGCGAAGTCCCGGTGTACTTCAACTCGGGTCCCGTCCTGAATGCGGGCGCCGGTGCTCCGCCGCCAGTCGAGGTGGCCGCCGCTTCGGCAGCGCCTAACGCGGCGCCCGGCGGCCGCAGTGCCGCGCGTCCGCAGGGACAGAACACCACACCGATGGCGACGCAGCTCAAACTCTCGGCGTGGGATCCGGATCACTCCGGCCAGGCATACGGCGTGTTGCCCGCGTCGGCGATCGATTCCGGCCCCGCGACTGGCCGCGCTGGCCGCGGCAGTGGAGGAGGCGGAGGCTTCGGCGGTCCGACGACGGCGCGTCCGGTGGCTGGCCTAACGGCTGATCCGTCGAGCAAGACGCGTGTCGTTATCCAGTTCCCGGCCAATGCCGAGGACATGCTCCTGTCCGGCACCCTCGAGGGGGGCTCGACACTCAGCGACCGCGCGCAACTCGTCGATGAGTCGATCGGTCAGGGCCACGTCGTGATGTTCGCGATTCGACCCTTCTGGCGGTGGCAGACACAGGGCACGTTCGCCATGGGCTTCAACGCGATTCTCAACTGGAATGATCTCGACGCGGGCCGGAGCGCAAAGACCGCGACTGACAGGTGA
- a CDS encoding hotdog fold thioesterase, translated as MTDRTATDHREILQALPTRGLADLLGIEIVELTPQRVVATMPVDERTRQPFGILHGGASVALAETVASLGAAMNVDLERQSAVGLEINANHIRAKREGLVRATATPFHVGRSTQVWDVRIVDEQDKPVCISRCTLAVVPR; from the coding sequence ATGACCGATCGCACCGCAACCGACCATCGCGAGATACTCCAGGCGCTACCCACGCGCGGGCTCGCCGACCTCCTCGGAATCGAAATCGTCGAGCTCACGCCGCAGCGCGTCGTCGCGACGATGCCCGTGGACGAGCGCACACGCCAGCCGTTCGGAATTCTCCACGGCGGCGCCTCTGTAGCACTGGCCGAGACCGTTGCGTCGTTAGGCGCGGCGATGAACGTCGACCTCGAGCGGCAGAGCGCCGTTGGGCTCGAGATCAACGCGAATCACATCCGGGCCAAGCGGGAGGGGCTCGTGCGAGCGACGGCGACGCCGTTTCACGTTGGGCGATCCACACAGGTGTGGGACGTCCGGATCGTGGACGAGCAGGACAAACCCGTCTGCATATCGCGCTGCACGCTCGCCGTTGTCCCACGCTGA
- a CDS encoding FAD-binding oxidoreductase translates to MGVGIQILSGGEVVLPDDVIERLRTSLHGRLITRDVPDFDDARTIWNAMVDRRPALIAQCADANDVVQAVRFAREHSLLTSVRGGGHNIAGNAVADDGFMIDLSPMRSVIVDPTTRTARVGGGATLGAIDKATLEHGLATPLGVNSTTGVAGLTLGGGFGWLSRRLGLSSDNLRGAEVITADGETVRASATENADLFWGLRGGGGNFGIVTSFEFALHSVGPTVLAGLIVHPLEDAKDVMRFYRSFAPETPDELALWLVMRKAPPLPFLPAEWHGRDVLVLAACYSGDLADGERILKPLRQFGHPIADVIGPQPFAAWQRILDPLLTPGMRNYWKSHDFLNLDDGLIEVLTDFARRIPDPNSEILFAQLGGAINRLTNADSAYARRDAQYLMNVHGRWADRSSDETGIGWARALFNAAAPYSTGSVYVNFLSGDDENRVRAAYGANYERLVELKKQYDPTNLFRVNQNIRPATFSLPTAVTMEQRPAT, encoded by the coding sequence ATGGGTGTTGGAATCCAGATACTCAGCGGCGGCGAGGTCGTTTTGCCTGACGACGTCATCGAACGGCTGCGAACATCTCTTCACGGGCGGCTGATCACGCGCGACGTTCCTGATTTTGACGATGCGCGGACGATCTGGAATGCGATGGTCGATCGCCGGCCCGCGCTCATCGCGCAGTGCGCCGACGCGAACGACGTCGTCCAGGCGGTGCGCTTCGCGCGCGAGCACTCGCTCCTCACGTCAGTCCGCGGGGGCGGGCACAACATTGCCGGCAATGCAGTGGCCGACGATGGCTTCATGATCGATCTCTCGCCAATGCGGTCGGTGATCGTCGATCCCACGACGCGCACGGCTCGCGTCGGCGGCGGCGCCACGTTAGGCGCGATCGACAAGGCGACACTGGAGCACGGTCTCGCAACGCCGCTGGGCGTCAACTCGACCACGGGCGTCGCAGGCCTGACCCTCGGCGGCGGCTTCGGCTGGCTGAGTCGACGGCTTGGCTTGTCGAGTGATAACCTACGGGGAGCAGAGGTCATCACCGCCGATGGCGAGACCGTTCGCGCGAGTGCTACCGAGAACGCAGACCTCTTTTGGGGGCTTCGGGGCGGCGGCGGCAACTTCGGCATCGTGACGTCGTTCGAGTTCGCGTTGCACTCGGTCGGCCCAACGGTTCTTGCCGGCCTGATCGTGCATCCGCTCGAGGACGCGAAGGACGTGATGCGCTTCTATCGGTCGTTCGCGCCAGAAACGCCCGATGAATTGGCACTGTGGCTGGTCATGCGAAAGGCGCCTCCCCTTCCCTTTCTGCCTGCGGAATGGCATGGGAGAGACGTCCTCGTACTTGCGGCGTGCTATTCGGGAGATCTCGCCGATGGTGAGCGCATTCTCAAGCCGCTGCGCCAGTTCGGGCATCCGATCGCCGATGTCATCGGTCCGCAGCCCTTCGCGGCGTGGCAGCGGATCCTCGATCCACTTCTTACACCAGGGATGCGCAACTACTGGAAATCCCACGACTTCCTAAATCTCGACGACGGCTTGATCGAGGTGCTGACGGATTTCGCGCGGCGCATCCCCGATCCGAATAGCGAGATCCTCTTCGCGCAGCTTGGCGGCGCGATCAACCGCCTAACGAACGCCGACTCGGCGTACGCGCGGCGCGACGCGCAGTATCTCATGAACGTCCACGGACGCTGGGCCGATCGGTCGAGTGACGAGACGGGCATTGGTTGGGCACGAGCGCTCTTCAACGCCGCGGCCCCGTATTCGACTGGAAGCGTGTACGTGAACTTCCTCTCGGGCGACGACGAGAACCGAGTTCGCGCAGCATATGGCGCGAACTACGAGCGGCTGGTCGAGCTCAAGAAGCAATACGATCCGACGAACCTGTTCCGAGTCAATCAGAACATTCGTCCGGCGACGTTCTCGCTGCCGACGGCCGTGACGATGGAGCAGAGGCCGGCGACGTAG
- a CDS encoding gluconate 2-dehydrogenase subunit 3 family protein: MQRRELLKVIGAAAALPFIPSPASAAVRIAESVHRRLGPERPAPNAALRVLSSEQNELVTTIAEMILPETDTPGATTARVNEFVDLLLAEWSSDAERAKFLAGLDAIDHEARASYRRRFVELGPPERTLTLAALDGARESNEGAGYAFGHLKRLTVYGYFTSEIVQKNVLKTDIWPGRYDACASVVLQGTSGPRGDRQ, from the coding sequence ATGCAGCGTCGCGAGTTATTGAAGGTCATCGGCGCGGCCGCCGCGCTGCCGTTCATCCCCTCGCCCGCCAGCGCCGCGGTTCGAATCGCCGAGTCGGTGCACAGACGCCTCGGTCCCGAACGTCCCGCACCGAACGCTGCGTTAAGAGTTCTCTCATCCGAACAGAACGAGCTCGTGACGACGATCGCCGAGATGATTCTCCCGGAGACCGACACGCCGGGTGCAACGACGGCCCGCGTCAACGAGTTCGTGGACCTCTTGCTCGCGGAATGGTCGAGCGATGCCGAGCGCGCGAAGTTCCTGGCGGGGCTGGACGCCATCGATCATGAAGCACGCGCATCCTATCGCCGTCGTTTCGTGGAGCTCGGGCCGCCGGAACGCACGTTGACGCTCGCCGCGCTCGACGGCGCGCGCGAGAGCAACGAGGGCGCTGGGTACGCCTTCGGCCACCTCAAGCGCTTAACGGTGTACGGCTACTTCACGTCGGAAATCGTGCAGAAGAACGTGTTGAAGACCGATATCTGGCCCGGCCGTTACGACGCATGCGCCAGCGTCGTGCTGCAAGGCACCAGCGGACCACGGGGAGACCGACAATGA
- a CDS encoding GMC family oxidoreductase — protein MRRATQYDAIVVGSGMTGGWAAKELCEHGLNTLVLEAGRPIDPNKDYVEHVPEYQVHFRGYGDRKALERDQPMQKDCYACDEWSGKFFVNDRENPYTFPDDKPFRWIRGRQVGGRSIMWGRQVYRWSDLDFEANAKEAIGIEWPIRYADIAPWYDHVERFIGVSGQAEGLPQLPDGQFLPPMAMSCVEQRARENILKAFGGERVMTIGRAAILTQNHNGRAACHYCGHCERGCITLSYFSSINATLPAAQKTGKLTLRPFSVVESVLYDPKGDRARGVRVIDANTNESLEFEGRVVFLCASAIESARLLLNSKSDRFPNGMANDSDQVGRNVMDHPFFAGAHGEMPGFLDKTTFGNRPNGIYVARFRNVKTKHPDFVRGYGFQGGAGRSGWDRGEWTPGFGADFKRSLISDLGPWGLGINAWGEMLPNPENRVTLDSQVKDKWGIPAAHIVCSLGENELAMHRDMQITAAELLAAAGAKDIQTYTSPILPGLCIHEMGTARMGHDPKTSVLNAHNQAHSVKNLFITDGACMASSANQNPSITYMALTARAASYAVERLKKREI, from the coding sequence ATGAGACGAGCGACGCAATACGACGCGATCGTCGTCGGCTCGGGAATGACTGGTGGCTGGGCCGCGAAAGAGCTGTGTGAGCATGGACTCAACACGCTCGTGCTCGAGGCGGGACGGCCGATCGATCCGAACAAGGATTACGTCGAGCACGTACCGGAGTATCAGGTCCATTTCCGCGGCTATGGAGACCGAAAGGCGCTCGAGCGCGATCAGCCGATGCAGAAGGACTGCTATGCGTGCGACGAATGGAGCGGCAAGTTCTTCGTGAACGATCGCGAGAATCCATACACGTTCCCCGACGACAAGCCGTTCCGCTGGATCCGCGGCCGACAGGTCGGCGGCCGCTCGATCATGTGGGGTCGCCAGGTGTACCGGTGGAGCGACCTCGATTTCGAGGCGAATGCGAAGGAAGCCATCGGCATCGAGTGGCCGATTCGTTATGCCGACATCGCGCCGTGGTACGATCACGTCGAGCGGTTCATCGGCGTCAGCGGCCAGGCCGAGGGACTGCCGCAGCTCCCCGATGGGCAATTTCTGCCGCCGATGGCGATGAGCTGCGTCGAGCAGAGGGCGCGTGAGAACATACTAAAGGCGTTCGGTGGCGAGCGCGTGATGACGATCGGGCGCGCCGCGATTTTGACTCAAAATCACAATGGCCGCGCCGCGTGTCATTATTGCGGGCACTGTGAGCGGGGATGTATCACGCTGTCTTACTTCAGCAGCATCAACGCCACGCTGCCCGCCGCGCAGAAAACGGGAAAGCTCACGCTGCGGCCGTTCAGCGTCGTCGAAAGCGTATTATACGATCCGAAGGGCGACCGCGCTCGCGGCGTTCGGGTCATCGACGCGAACACGAACGAGTCGCTCGAGTTCGAAGGACGCGTGGTGTTCTTATGCGCTTCGGCGATCGAATCGGCACGGCTGCTGCTGAACTCGAAGTCGGATCGGTTCCCGAACGGGATGGCGAACGACAGCGATCAGGTCGGCCGCAATGTCATGGATCATCCCTTCTTCGCCGGCGCGCACGGAGAGATGCCCGGTTTCCTCGACAAGACGACTTTCGGGAACCGGCCTAACGGGATTTATGTCGCGCGGTTTCGCAATGTGAAAACGAAACATCCAGACTTTGTTCGTGGCTACGGCTTTCAGGGCGGCGCGGGACGTTCGGGCTGGGATCGCGGCGAATGGACTCCCGGCTTCGGCGCGGATTTCAAGCGCTCGCTCATCTCGGATCTCGGTCCCTGGGGATTGGGAATCAACGCCTGGGGTGAGATGTTGCCGAATCCGGAGAATCGGGTGACGCTCGATTCCCAGGTGAAGGACAAGTGGGGGATTCCCGCCGCGCACATCGTCTGCTCGCTTGGCGAGAACGAGCTGGCGATGCACCGCGACATGCAGATCACCGCCGCCGAGCTACTCGCCGCAGCGGGAGCGAAGGATATTCAGACCTACACGTCGCCGATCCTGCCTGGCTTATGCATCCACGAGATGGGCACGGCGCGCATGGGACACGATCCGAAGACGTCGGTGCTGAATGCGCACAATCAGGCCCACAGCGTTAAGAACTTGTTCATCACTGACGGCGCCTGCATGGCGTCATCTGCGAATCAGAATCCGTCGATCACATACATGGCGTTGACGGCACGGGCGGCGAGTTACGCCGTCGAGCGGCTGAAGAAACGAGAGATCTGA
- a CDS encoding glycosyltransferase family A protein — MLPKDARPLPGIGIVLTSSGDPMHLRRCLDRFLSCWADAQAEVIVVRASARGELASLAQEFASATIITWVGVDSGTPESELLRRVGLERSRREIVLFLADREVERHEWAASLCRNWRAWTDAGGRVINAPTCGAELSSPYPYLSVVMPVHNGGSRFPLALQALALSNLPRQSWELVVVDDASTDETATVAAQYADKLLRLRPEARGPGYARNRGFELTLGECIAFINADVMVETDTLRNGAKVLTEHPGVGAVFGSCDASPMATGILSEYRSLVQRYYHRRDAENAFTFSSACGIIRSSVFERAGGYDEWHFSRRQIEDLELGQRIRALGERIVVHTDIRAAHLREWTVRRMIATEIFDRTIPWMRLVQRQLTRDRRGPHGKRAAKNVNIVVSWIGAICGILAWSGHSLWLSLAALSCLGLVLVNNAAQLAFFARERGFGFAAVSVPLDVLYYLVAGVGVLFGWIARQAVGEPTPGAAAEAFAEMGKKRWPPVPVKRVARPSAVDETRVADRLVPPTSALPDLPVLPQGLTINDPPSDSSQQLQ; from the coding sequence ATGCTTCCAAAAGACGCGCGGCCGCTGCCAGGGATCGGCATCGTACTCACATCGAGCGGCGATCCGATGCACTTGCGTCGTTGCCTCGATCGCTTCTTGTCCTGTTGGGCGGACGCCCAGGCGGAGGTGATTGTCGTGCGCGCGAGTGCGCGCGGCGAGCTCGCGTCACTCGCTCAAGAGTTCGCAAGCGCCACAATCATTACCTGGGTTGGCGTTGACTCGGGCACGCCGGAGAGCGAGCTCCTCCGACGCGTCGGGTTAGAGAGAAGCCGCCGAGAAATCGTTCTGTTTCTCGCGGATCGCGAGGTCGAGCGACACGAATGGGCCGCGAGCCTCTGTCGGAACTGGCGGGCTTGGACGGACGCTGGCGGCCGTGTCATCAACGCGCCGACCTGCGGCGCCGAGCTGTCGTCGCCATATCCGTATCTCTCCGTTGTTATGCCAGTCCATAACGGTGGATCCAGATTTCCGTTGGCGTTGCAGGCACTTGCACTGAGCAATCTGCCGCGTCAATCCTGGGAGCTCGTCGTTGTCGATGACGCGAGTACGGACGAGACTGCCACGGTCGCGGCGCAGTACGCGGATAAACTCCTGAGGCTGCGACCCGAGGCCCGCGGCCCGGGCTACGCGCGAAATCGCGGTTTCGAGTTGACGCTTGGAGAGTGCATCGCCTTCATCAATGCCGACGTCATGGTGGAGACGGATACGCTGCGCAACGGCGCGAAGGTCCTGACGGAGCATCCGGGCGTCGGCGCCGTCTTCGGATCGTGCGATGCCTCGCCGATGGCGACGGGAATCCTTTCGGAGTACCGCAGCCTGGTGCAGCGATACTACCATCGACGAGACGCGGAGAACGCATTCACTTTTTCGTCGGCCTGCGGGATCATACGCAGCTCCGTGTTCGAGCGAGCTGGCGGGTATGACGAGTGGCATTTCTCACGGCGCCAGATCGAGGATCTCGAGCTCGGCCAGCGTATTCGCGCTTTGGGTGAACGCATCGTCGTGCACACCGACATCCGCGCCGCACATCTCAGAGAATGGACCGTACGACGGATGATCGCGACCGAGATCTTTGATCGAACGATTCCATGGATGCGGCTCGTACAGCGTCAGTTGACTCGTGATCGTCGTGGACCACATGGGAAGCGCGCCGCGAAGAACGTGAACATCGTCGTCAGTTGGATCGGCGCCATCTGCGGAATTCTGGCGTGGTCGGGACACAGTCTTTGGTTGTCCCTTGCGGCGCTCTCTTGCCTCGGCCTGGTGCTTGTGAACAACGCCGCGCAGCTCGCGTTCTTTGCCCGAGAGCGCGGCTTTGGATTTGCCGCCGTGAGTGTCCCGCTGGATGTTCTATACTATTTAGTTGCGGGTGTGGGCGTGTTATTCGGCTGGATCGCTCGTCAGGCAGTTGGAGAGCCGACGCCGGGCGCCGCCGCCGAAGCATTTGCGGAAATGGGTAAGAAGCGCTGGCCGCCAGTACCCGTGAAGCGCGTCGCTCGGCCGTCGGCGGTTGATGAGACGCGCGTCGCCGATCGACTCGTTCCGCCGACGTCGGCGTTGCCGGATCTTCCCGTCTTGCCGCAGGGCCTGACGATCAACGATCCGCCCAGCGATAGCTCACAACAGTTACAGTAG